Proteins encoded within one genomic window of Camelina sativa cultivar DH55 chromosome 19, Cs, whole genome shotgun sequence:
- the LOC104763889 gene encoding protein DJ-1 homolog D, with protein sequence MAKSRSVLILCGDYMEDYEVMVPFQALQAFGVSVHTVCPGKKAGDSCPTAVHDFCGHQTYSESRGHNFTLNATFDEVDLSKYDGLVIPGGRAPEYLALTPSVVQLLKEFSSSGKPIASICHGQLILAAADTVNGRKCTAYATVGPALIAAGAKWVEPVTPDVCVVDGSLITAATYEGHPEFIQLFVKALGGQITGANKRILFLCGDYMEDYEVKVPFQSLQALGCQVDAVCPDKKAGDRCPTAIHDFEGDQTYSEKPGHTFALTSNFDGLVSSCYDALVIPGGRAPEYLALNQNVLNIVKEFMKSEKPVASICHGQQILAAAGVLKGRKCTAYPAVKLNVVLGGGTWLEPDPIHRCFTDGNLVTGAAWPGHPEFVSQLMALLGIQVSF encoded by the exons ATGGCGAAGTCGAGAAGTGTCTTGATCTTGTGCGGTGACTACATGGAAGACTACGag GTGATGGTCCCGTTCCAAGCTTTGCAAGCTTTCGGAGTCTCCGTCCACACCGTCTGCCCCGGTAAGAAAGCTGGTGACTCTTGCCCCACCGCCGTTCACGATTTCTGTGGCCACcag ACCTATTCTGAGTCACGAGGTCACAATTTCACGCTCAATGCAACATTTGATGAAGTTGACCTTAGCAAGTATGATGGATTGGTTATACCAGGAGGACGTGCTCCAGAATACCTGGCCTTGACTCCATCTGTTGTTCAGTTGCTTAAAGAGTTTTCAAGCTCTGGCAAGCCCATTGCCTCTATTTGCCATGGGCAGTTGATATTGGCAGCTGCAGACACGGTTAATGGTCGAAAGTGCACAGCTTATGCCACTGTTGGACCTGCTCTTATTGCTGCAGGGGCCAAGTGGGTCGAACCAGTAACCCCGGATGTTTGTGTTGTTGATGGTAGCTTGATTACTGCAGCTACATATGAGGGTCATCCTGAATTTATCCAGCTTTTTGTCAAGGCTCTGGGCGGTCAAATAACTGGAGCTAATAAAAGAATCTTGTTTCTCTGTGGG GATTATATGGAAGACTATGAAGTCAAAGTCCCTTTTCAGTCCCTTCAAGCGTTGGGATGTCAAGTTGATGCGGTTTGCCCAGATAAGAAGGCTGGTGATCGTTGCCCAACTGCAATCCATGACTTTGAGGGTGACCAAACTTACAGTGAGAAACCAGGCCACACTTTTGCTTTAACTAGTAACTTTGATGGCCTAGTTTCCTCGTGTTACGATGCTCTGGTCATTCCTGGAGGCAGAGCACCAGAATATCTGGCCTTGAACCAAAATGTCCTTAACATTGTTAAAGAATTCATGAAGTCTGAGAAACCAGTTGCATCTATTTGTCATGGACAACAGATCTTAGCTGCTGCTGGTGTCCTCAAG GGAAGGAAATGCACTGCTTATCCAGCCGTGAAACTGAACGTGGTACTTGGAGGAGGAACTTGGCTAGAACCAGATCCGATCCACAGATGCTTCACTGACGGGAATCTGGTAACTGGCGCAGCATGGCCTGGACATCCAGAGTTTGTGTCACAGCTAATGGCTTTGTTGGGCATTCAGGTTTCATTCTAA
- the LOC104763890 gene encoding thioredoxin F1, chloroplastic-like: MPLSLRLAPSPTALSPSTGGFGPSRRKQCRIPYSGVTTTKIGFCSSLDSCKRGDSYVAVRCGLETVNVSVGQVTEVDKDTFWPIVNAAGDKLVVLDMYTQWCGPCKVIAPKYKALSEKYEDVVFLKLDCNPDNRPLAKELGIRVVPTFKILKDNKVVKEVTGAKYDDLVAAIETARSSSAGSG; this comes from the exons ATGCCTCTCTCACTCCGCCTCGCTCCGTCTCCGACGGCTTTATCTCCGAGCACCGGAGGATTCGGTCCATCGAGGAGGAAACAGTGCCGGATCCCTTACTCCGGCGTCACGACGACGAAGATTGGTTTCTGCTCCTCGTTGGATTCTTGTAAAAGAGGAGATTCATATGTTGCGGTGAGGTGTGGCTTAGAAACCGTGAATGTAAGTGTTGGTCAAGTTACGGAGGTTGATAAGGACACCTTCTGGCCCATCGTTAATGCCGCCGGTGATAAGCTTGTCGTACTTGACATGTACACTCAATG GTGTGGTCCATGTAAGGTGATTGCTCCCAAGTACAAAGCTTTATCAGAGAAGTATGAGGACGTTGTCTTTCTAAAGCTTGACTGCAATCCAGATAACCGG CCATTGGCAAAGGAGCTAGGAATAAGAGTGGTTccaactttcaagatattgaagGACAACAAGGTCGTCAAGGAAGTCACTGGTGCGAAATATGATGATCTGGTTGCAGCGATTGAAACAGCTAGGTCGTCGTCTGCTGGTTCTGGATGA
- the LOC104763885 gene encoding uncharacterized protein LOC104763885: MGFLSNKIPRDEVKPGDHIYSWRQAYVYAHHGIYVGDGQVNHFTRGDGQETGTGTFLDKIVSSSHNHGDNPCPICGERPNIGGVISSCLDCFLAGGDLYVFEYGVSPAIFLAKPRGGVCTIAPSDPPEEAIYRANFLLRNGFGVYNVFKNNCEDFAIYCKTGLLVANTDVGRSGQAASIVAAGSVLLSSPLRFVAGFGGLAVAGYGMYCASRLISDIGMRWDVSKVPVERLVADVADKSEMEAKPEDKMTT; encoded by the exons ATGGGATTTCTCTCCAACAAAATCCCCAGAGACGAAGTGAAACCAGGGGATCACATCTATTCATGGCGTCAGGCCTATGTTTACGCTCATCACG GAATCTATGTCGGTGATGGACAAGTCAACCATTTCACTCGTGGGGATGGTCAAGAGACTGGAACTGGGACTTTCTTGGACAAGATCGTTAGTTCATCCCATAATCATGGAGACAACCCTTGTCCTATTTGCGGAGAGCGACCCAATATTGGCGGTGTCATCTCTTCTTGCCTTGATTGTTTCCTTGCCGGAGGTGATCTCTATGTATTTGAGTACGGTGTCTCCCCTGCTATTTTTCTTGCGAAGCCTCGAGGTGGCGTCTGCACAATAGCACCTTCAGATCCTCCAGAAGAAGCCATCTACCGTGCTAATTTTCTCTTGCGAAATGGTTTTGGTGTGTACAATGTTTTCAAGAACAACTGTGAAGACTTTGCCATCTATTGCAAAACTGGTTTGCTAGTGGCGAACACCGACGTCGGAAGGAGCGGTCAAGCCGCTTCAATTGTTGCAGCTGGCagtgttcttctttcttcaccaCTCAGGTTTGTTGCAGGTTTTGGTGGTCTGGCTGTCGCTGGCTATGGCATGTACTGTGCTAGTCGCTTGATTTCAGATATAGGCATGCGATGGGATGTGAGTAAAGTGCCTGTCGAGAGACTAGTTGCTGATGTGGCTGATAAGTCAGAGATGGAAGCTAAACCCGAAGATAAGATGACCACTTAA
- the LOC104763891 gene encoding aspartic proteinase-like protein 2, with product MDLKRRQWFLSVILLSAALLIGPQFSSAAATTPVFEVRSKFAGKREKDLGALKAHDVHRHSRLLSAIDLPLGGDSQPESIGLYFAKIGLGTPSRDFHVQVDTGSDILWVNCAGCIRCPRKSDLVELTPYDADASSTAKSVSCDDSFCSYVNQRSECHAGSTCQYVIMYGDGSSTNGYLVRDVVHLDLVTGNRQTGSTNGTIIFGCGSKQSGQLGESQAAVDGIMGFGQSNSSFISQLASQRKVKRSFAHCLDNNSGGGIFAIGEVVSPKVKTTPMLSKSAHYSVNLNAIEVGNLVLQLSSDAFNSGDDKGVIVDSGTTLVYLPEAVYKPLMNEILASHPELSLHTVQDSFTCFHYIDKLDRFPTVTFQFDKSLSLAVYPREYLFQVREDTWCFGWQNGGLQTKGGEELTILGDMALSNKLVVYDIENQVIGWTNHNCSGEIQVKDEESGAIYTVGAHNLSWSSSLAITRLLTLVSLLIPFLCNMAL from the exons ATGGATCTCAAGCGGAGACAGTGGTTCTTGTCGGTTATTTTGCTTTCGGCGGCGTTGCTAATTGGACCGCAGTTTTCGTCGGCGGCGGCGACGACTCCGGTATTTGAAGTTCGAAGCAAGTTCGccggaaaaagagaaaaagatcttggAGCTCTCAAAGCTCACGACGTCCACCGTCACTCAAGGCTTCTCTCCGCCATCGATCTACCTCTCGGCGGCGATAGCCAGCCTGAGTCTATTGG tttATACTTTGCTAAAATCGGATTAGGAACTCCATCAAGAGACTTTCATGTCCAAGTTGATACAGGAAGTGATATCTTATGGGTGAATTGTGCTGGTTGCATCCGATGTCCTAGGAAAAGTGATCTG GTAGAGCTGACACCTTATGATGCGGATGCTTCGTCCACTGCCAAATCTGTTTCCTGCGATGACAGCTTCTGCTCTTACGTTAACCAAAGATCTGAGTGTCACGCAGGCTCTACTTGTCAATATGTTATCATGTACGGAGATGGGAGCTCTACTAATGGATACTTGGTCAGGGATGTTGTGCATTTGGATTTAGTTACTGGAAATCGTCAAACCGGTTCCACCAACGGAACTATTATCTTCGg ATGTGGGTCTAAACAGTCTGGTCAACTTGGTGAATCCCAAGCTGCAGTTGATGGGATAATGGGGTTTGGACAATCAAATTCATCGTTTATATCGCAGCTAGCTTCGCAAAGAAAGGTCAAAAGGTCTTTTGCACATTGTTTGGATAATAACAGTGGAGGCGGTATCTTCGCCATTGGAGAAGTTGTGTCACCTAAAGTAAAGACTACTCCTATGCTCTCTAAATC AGCTCACTATAGTGTCAACCTCAATGCAATTGAAGTTGGTAATTTAGTTTTACAACTTTCTTCGGATGCGTTTAATTCGGGAGATGACAAAGGAGTTATTGTTGATAGTGGTACAACTCTGGTGTATCTTCCTGAAGCTGTTTATAAGCCGTTAATGAATGAG ATATTGGCTTCACATCCGGAGCTTAGTTTGCATACAGTTCAAGATTCGTTTACTTGTTTCCATTATATAGACAA ATTAGATCGGTTCCCAACTGTCACTTTCCAGTTCGACAAGTCTCTTTCATTGGCTGTTTATCCTCGGGAGTATCTATTCCAAGTTAGA GAAGACACATGGTGTTTTGGTTGGCAAAACGGTGGATTGCAGActaaaggaggagaagaattaACAATTCTTGGAG ACATGGCCCTCTCTAACAAGTTAGTTGTCTACGATATCGAAAACCAAGTCATTGGATGGACCAATCACAACT GCTCAGGAGAAATACAAGTAAAGGATGAAGAAAGTGGAGCAATCTACACAGTTGGTGCACACAACCTCTCATGGTCGTCTTCTTTAGCTATTACAAGACTTCTTAcacttgtttctctcttaatTCCTTTCTTATGTAACATGGCTTTATAG